Proteins co-encoded in one Natronorubrum daqingense genomic window:
- a CDS encoding FAD-dependent oxidoreductase — MAEFTRDDLPGEPTSWWLASTPESTRDDETGGGERDGDEMEGDEAGDEDDETRTLTTDQSVDVAVVGAGIAGLSTAYSLRERGETVAVLERDRVASGVTAKSTAKLTSQHGEIYDHLRREFGRRQASQYARVQEDAIDRVESLVDDLDIDCGFERQPSYLYSNEPDAIQRETDAAQAAGLEATYVTSVPPFERAQAAVRFGDQAWFHPRKYLLAITDELRGDEGASVYEYTRVTDVDPGTPCRVHTPEGTVTARRVVLATGFPILDRIGYFARMHPKRSYVLGIRLAGDPPEGMYYRSSDNYRSVRSHRDADGELLLVGGENHKTGQGGSTAERYRRLERWARERFPVDEVAYRWSTQDYKPVDKVPFVGRVGGAENVLVATGFRGWGMTNGVAAGTLLAKLVAGEEPPERDLFDPLRFTPKTSAGSALTENADAMSQFATDWARSLLSPDLEALEPGEGRVVRRGGKPVACSRDDDGELHATSAVCTHMYCVVEWNDAEGSWDCPCHGSRFDPDGDVLEGPATDDLPRRESLEGHPSDSESASNQ; from the coding sequence ATGGCCGAATTCACTCGAGACGACCTTCCCGGCGAACCGACTTCGTGGTGGCTCGCGAGCACTCCCGAGTCGACGCGAGACGACGAGACGGGAGGTGGTGAGAGAGACGGTGACGAGATGGAAGGTGACGAAGCAGGGGACGAGGACGACGAAACTAGGACGCTGACAACCGACCAGTCCGTCGACGTGGCGGTCGTCGGCGCCGGTATCGCCGGCCTCTCGACGGCGTATTCGCTTCGCGAGCGCGGCGAAACAGTTGCCGTCCTCGAGCGAGATCGCGTTGCGAGCGGGGTGACGGCGAAGTCGACGGCGAAACTGACCAGCCAACACGGCGAGATATACGACCACCTGCGTCGCGAGTTCGGCCGTCGACAGGCGAGTCAGTACGCTCGCGTGCAGGAGGACGCGATCGACCGAGTCGAAAGTCTGGTCGACGATCTCGACATCGACTGCGGGTTCGAACGCCAGCCCTCGTACCTCTACAGCAACGAACCCGACGCGATCCAGCGCGAGACCGACGCCGCGCAGGCCGCCGGACTCGAGGCGACGTACGTGACCTCGGTGCCGCCGTTTGAACGGGCGCAGGCGGCCGTTCGCTTCGGCGACCAGGCGTGGTTCCACCCGCGAAAGTACCTGCTCGCGATCACCGACGAACTGCGGGGCGACGAGGGAGCGAGCGTCTACGAATACACCCGCGTGACGGACGTCGATCCGGGGACGCCGTGTCGTGTTCACACCCCCGAGGGGACGGTGACGGCGCGGCGAGTCGTCCTCGCGACGGGGTTTCCCATTCTCGATCGTATCGGCTACTTTGCCCGAATGCACCCCAAGCGATCCTACGTACTCGGGATCCGCCTCGCGGGCGACCCACCCGAGGGAATGTACTACCGCTCGAGCGACAACTACCGATCCGTGCGCAGCCATCGCGACGCCGACGGCGAACTCCTGCTCGTCGGCGGCGAGAATCACAAGACCGGGCAGGGGGGTTCGACCGCCGAGCGCTACCGACGACTCGAGCGCTGGGCTCGCGAACGGTTTCCCGTAGACGAGGTCGCCTATCGTTGGTCGACGCAGGATTACAAGCCGGTCGACAAGGTGCCGTTCGTCGGCCGCGTCGGCGGGGCCGAGAACGTCCTCGTCGCGACCGGCTTTCGCGGCTGGGGGATGACCAACGGCGTCGCCGCCGGAACACTGCTCGCGAAGCTCGTCGCGGGAGAAGAGCCCCCGGAACGCGACCTGTTCGACCCGCTTCGGTTCACCCCGAAGACCTCGGCTGGCTCGGCGCTCACCGAAAATGCCGACGCGATGAGCCAGTTCGCGACCGACTGGGCGCGCTCGCTGCTTTCGCCCGACCTCGAGGCCCTCGAACCGGGCGAGGGTCGCGTCGTGCGACGGGGAGGCAAACCCGTCGCCTGCTCGCGGGACGACGACGGTGAACTCCACGCGACGTCGGCCGTCTGCACGCACATGTACTGCGTCGTCGAGTGGAACGACGCCGAAGGAAGCTGGGACTGCCCGTGTCACGGCTCTCGGTTCGACCCCGACGGCGACGTGCTCGAGGGACCGGCGACCGACGATTTGCCGAGACGGGAGTCACTCGAGGGGCATCCATCGGATTCCGAATCCGCATCGAACCAGTGA
- a CDS encoding glycerophosphodiester phosphodiesterase has protein sequence MATPTVIAHRGYAGVAPENTLEAAAVAADDDRTSMLEIDVQPAACGTPVVIHDERLEGTRDGRPLTDGSGHVWETPLEELRETHVLGTDATVPTLEAFLESIPETMGVNVELKNPGTTDVRFAEALPADEREERREVWTPFVDRVVDACEAFGGEILFSSFCEGALAALRDVAPRYPAATLVWHDLEAGLEITRRYDCEAIHPPRNVILGTGLEQTTYAGFSGEAIPGIDVLEEAHREGRTVNVWTVTTWNQFEALAAAGVDGIIADYPGLGSFSDA, from the coding sequence ATGGCCACTCCGACCGTCATCGCCCACCGCGGCTACGCCGGCGTCGCACCCGAGAACACCCTTGAAGCGGCCGCCGTCGCGGCCGACGACGACCGAACGTCGATGCTCGAGATCGACGTTCAGCCGGCAGCATGCGGAACCCCCGTCGTAATTCACGACGAACGCCTCGAGGGGACGCGCGACGGCCGGCCGCTGACCGACGGGTCGGGTCACGTCTGGGAGACACCACTCGAGGAACTCCGGGAGACGCACGTGCTCGGAACTGACGCGACGGTGCCGACGCTCGAGGCGTTCCTCGAGTCGATTCCCGAGACGATGGGCGTCAACGTCGAGTTGAAGAATCCGGGAACGACCGACGTGCGATTTGCGGAGGCGTTGCCGGCCGACGAGCGCGAGGAGCGACGCGAGGTGTGGACTCCGTTCGTCGACCGCGTCGTCGACGCCTGTGAGGCGTTCGGCGGCGAGATTCTCTTTTCGTCGTTCTGCGAGGGAGCCCTCGCGGCTCTCCGCGACGTCGCTCCGCGCTATCCAGCCGCAACGCTCGTCTGGCACGACCTCGAGGCGGGCCTCGAAATTACCCGACGCTACGACTGCGAGGCGATTCACCCGCCACGAAACGTGATCCTCGGAACCGGACTCGAGCAGACCACGTACGCCGGGTTTTCGGGAGAGGCGATTCCGGGGATCGACGTTCTCGAGGAAGCCCATCGGGAGGGACGAACGGTGAACGTCTGGACGGTAACGACCTGGAACCAATTCGAGGCGCTCGCCGCGGCGGGCGTCGACGGGATCATCGCCGACTATCCCGGCCTCGGGTCGTTTTCGGACGCGTGA
- a CDS encoding sulfatase-like hydrolase/transferase, with amino-acid sequence MADFDTPNVLFVLTDQERYDCSAPEGPPVETTAMDRLSSEGMRFSRAFTPISICTSARASLMTGQWPHTHGMLNNSHEADAIQPNLSPETPTFSELLADVGYRLSYTGKWHVGRDQTPKDFGFTYLGGSDKHHDDIDRAFREYRENRGTPVDEVDFEEEIYTGSDPRDASEGTFVAAKTPVSVEDTRAYFLAERTIDALEGHAESGTDSDGDQFFHRADFYGSHHPYVVPEPYASMYEPSEIEPPESYAETYEGKPQVQENYLHYRGVEGFEWDIWAEAVAKYWGFITMIDDQLERILEALERLGLTEETAVIHASDHGDFVGGHRQFNKGPLMYDDTYRIPLQVRWPGVVDAGSVCDAPVHLHDLAPTFLELGGVDVPESFDARSLVPLLEASGDSDDVPEAWPESVFAQYHGDEFGLYTQRTVRTDRHKYVYNGPDVDELYDLEADPAELNNLIDHPGYADVRREMRQRLIEWMRETDDPNQGWVPDVLRAANDGA; translated from the coding sequence ATGGCCGATTTCGACACGCCGAACGTCCTCTTCGTACTCACCGATCAGGAGCGATACGACTGCAGCGCCCCCGAGGGACCGCCGGTCGAGACGACGGCGATGGATCGGCTCTCGAGTGAGGGAATGCGATTTTCGCGGGCGTTCACGCCGATCAGCATCTGTACGAGCGCTCGAGCGTCGCTCATGACGGGCCAGTGGCCACACACGCACGGAATGCTCAACAACAGCCACGAGGCGGACGCGATCCAGCCGAATCTCTCTCCGGAGACGCCGACGTTTTCGGAACTGCTGGCCGACGTCGGCTATCGGCTCAGCTACACAGGGAAGTGGCACGTCGGACGCGATCAGACGCCGAAGGACTTCGGCTTCACGTACCTCGGCGGCAGCGACAAACATCACGACGACATCGACCGGGCATTTCGTGAGTACCGAGAGAATCGTGGGACCCCTGTCGACGAAGTCGACTTCGAGGAGGAAATCTACACCGGCAGCGATCCACGAGATGCCAGCGAAGGGACGTTCGTCGCCGCGAAAACGCCCGTCAGCGTCGAAGACACTCGCGCGTACTTTCTCGCGGAACGAACGATCGACGCGCTCGAGGGCCACGCCGAGAGCGGTACCGACAGCGACGGCGACCAGTTCTTCCACCGAGCGGATTTCTACGGCTCCCATCACCCCTACGTCGTCCCCGAACCCTACGCCTCGATGTACGAGCCGAGTGAGATCGAACCGCCAGAGAGCTACGCCGAAACGTACGAGGGGAAACCTCAGGTGCAGGAAAACTACCTCCACTACCGCGGTGTTGAGGGCTTCGAGTGGGATATCTGGGCCGAAGCGGTCGCGAAGTACTGGGGATTCATCACTATGATCGACGACCAACTCGAGCGAATTCTCGAGGCACTCGAGCGACTCGGTCTCACCGAAGAGACGGCCGTGATCCACGCCTCGGATCACGGTGACTTCGTCGGTGGCCATCGCCAATTCAACAAGGGACCGTTGATGTACGACGACACCTACCGAATTCCGTTGCAGGTTCGCTGGCCCGGCGTCGTCGACGCGGGATCAGTTTGTGACGCGCCCGTCCACCTCCACGACCTCGCACCGACATTCCTCGAGCTAGGGGGCGTCGACGTCCCGGAATCGTTCGACGCGCGAAGTCTGGTGCCGTTGCTCGAAGCGAGCGGCGACTCCGATGACGTTCCCGAAGCGTGGCCCGAATCGGTTTTCGCGCAGTACCACGGCGACGAGTTCGGACTGTACACCCAGCGAACGGTCCGGACGGATCGCCACAAGTACGTCTACAACGGTCCGGACGTCGACGAGTTGTACGACCTCGAGGCCGACCCGGCCGAACTCAACAATCTGATCGACCATCCCGGGTACGCCGACGTTCGACGGGAGATGCGCCAACGACTGATCGAGTGGATGCGGGAAACGGACGACCCGAATCAGGGATGGGTGCCGGACGTGCTCAGGGCGGCGAACGACGGCGCGTAA
- the npdG gene encoding NADPH-dependent F420 reductase produces the protein MRIALLGGTGDIGQGLALRFAHDTDHEVIIGSRDPEKAREAVAEYEEALDSRGVDAKLTGFANEMATDRADVVVLSVPPYYAGDTVEAVADSLDEDTILVTPAVGMQGDEDGLHYHPPGTGSVTQLVAERAPDEVPVVGAFHNLAADALSNLDNELDLDTLLVADDDDAKETVRNLSNEIEGLRALDSGPLANAAEVESVTPLVINIAKYNEDLHDVGVKFL, from the coding sequence ATGCGAATTGCACTACTCGGCGGCACCGGCGACATCGGGCAGGGCCTCGCCCTGCGGTTTGCACACGACACGGACCACGAGGTCATCATCGGCTCGCGCGACCCGGAGAAGGCGCGCGAGGCCGTCGCGGAGTACGAGGAGGCCCTCGACTCGCGCGGCGTCGACGCGAAGCTCACCGGCTTCGCGAACGAGATGGCGACGGACCGCGCCGACGTGGTCGTCCTCAGCGTCCCGCCGTACTACGCCGGCGACACGGTCGAAGCCGTCGCGGACTCCCTCGACGAGGACACGATTCTGGTCACCCCCGCAGTCGGCATGCAAGGCGACGAGGACGGCCTGCACTACCACCCGCCGGGAACCGGAAGCGTCACCCAACTCGTCGCCGAGCGCGCGCCCGACGAGGTGCCCGTCGTCGGCGCGTTCCACAACCTCGCGGCCGACGCCCTCTCGAATCTCGACAACGAACTGGATCTCGACACGCTGCTCGTCGCGGACGACGACGACGCGAAAGAGACCGTTCGCAACCTGTCGAACGAAATCGAGGGCCTGCGTGCGCTCGATTCCGGCCCGCTGGCCAACGCCGCCGAAGTCGAGAGCGTCACCCCCCTCGTGATCAACATCGCGAAGTACAACGAGGACCTCCACGACGTCGGCGTGAAGTTCTTGTAG
- a CDS encoding carboxypeptidase regulatory-like domain-containing protein yields MQDLYGVRRNRNESRNRRIAALAVISVLLAVVAIGVVTLPLAVGGESILASGSDEPSEATPSDATLETTASEHGDATQPVQASSDSSAEYEVTPSDAEGEPGERVSVDVDARTLTDDDDADISGYDLRLDYDDEQVELTDADTYLDDDEELEVDANDGSADVEWTPSGLEIIGDELTDSITDGDSMESMNATIVTLEFVVVGEPGETGDVDIDDDSQIWDGATGLSEYDDDELNWGEGTVAVGGESDEGEDGEDENESDDESPENQQVAEFSAVSQDGFVAFDESSQSDAESEGVSFPAEDDGETPIELDGVVYGDDTWESTDVSFPTLDAGAADADVEARDGLHGEFDEDSGEMTVEGELTVLVDGDEDRSFSFDIDGTTGDSGELSGSGDFGDSSASASLVDNEFLVEDTTGDTVIDSALGLPSTNEGHNWFDLALDLEIEESDSVTGTVEGTVENDDGEPIDGATVDAADGGPTAETSDDGTYDLVLEPGAAELTVDADGYAEETVETDVGEAETTTEDVTLEGEESATTVSIEADDATAGETVTVDATVENEGDDSLEQDVTVSVGDEETAETVTVDAGDEETVTLEWDIDEDDVGEHTAEVESEDDRATTDVSVDESSETDDESPEGEDGDVGEDEDAFVATSQGGFISFAEDADREAALEEGLEFPSADEDDEHIQIVGVIDDGTWESTSTSFPNLETDSGIEAEVTAPDGLEGEIDEEGDEMSVEGELEVAIEGDSDRQFSFEIDTTTGESGDLTGDADFEDDHATTSLVDNEFLVEDETGDSIIDSELDLPADEAGTNWFELDLDLELDVDDEEVDDTESSGDAESDDEDEDDAGGESATGSSTAVAGFGQFLGVIGVVAAIGALGAGVFSRVAP; encoded by the coding sequence ATGCAAGACCTGTACGGTGTGCGACGTAACCGCAACGAGAGCCGGAACCGTCGAATAGCCGCACTTGCAGTGATTTCCGTGTTACTCGCGGTCGTCGCTATCGGGGTTGTGACGTTGCCCCTCGCTGTCGGTGGTGAAAGTATCCTCGCGAGTGGGAGTGACGAGCCGAGCGAGGCGACACCATCGGACGCGACGCTCGAGACGACGGCGAGCGAACACGGCGACGCCACGCAGCCGGTTCAGGCCTCGAGCGACTCGTCAGCCGAGTACGAGGTAACGCCGTCGGACGCTGAGGGCGAACCGGGCGAGCGGGTGAGCGTCGACGTGGACGCACGGACGTTGACCGACGACGATGACGCTGACATTTCGGGATACGATCTTCGTCTCGACTACGACGACGAGCAGGTCGAACTCACCGACGCCGACACCTATCTCGACGACGACGAGGAACTCGAGGTCGACGCGAACGACGGGTCGGCCGACGTCGAGTGGACGCCGAGTGGCCTCGAGATCATCGGCGACGAACTGACCGATTCGATAACCGACGGCGACTCGATGGAGAGCATGAACGCGACGATCGTCACGCTGGAGTTCGTCGTCGTCGGCGAACCCGGCGAAACGGGCGACGTCGATATCGACGACGACTCGCAGATCTGGGACGGGGCGACCGGCCTCTCTGAATACGATGACGACGAACTGAACTGGGGCGAGGGGACCGTCGCGGTCGGCGGCGAGTCGGACGAGGGTGAGGACGGTGAAGACGAAAACGAGAGCGACGACGAGTCGCCCGAGAACCAGCAGGTAGCCGAGTTTTCGGCCGTGAGCCAGGACGGATTCGTCGCGTTCGACGAGTCGAGTCAGAGCGACGCCGAAAGCGAGGGCGTGTCGTTCCCCGCCGAGGACGACGGTGAAACGCCGATCGAGTTGGACGGAGTCGTCTACGGCGACGACACCTGGGAGTCGACCGACGTATCGTTCCCGACGCTCGACGCCGGTGCGGCCGACGCCGACGTCGAGGCTCGCGACGGACTCCACGGCGAGTTCGACGAGGACTCGGGCGAGATGACGGTCGAGGGCGAGTTGACGGTGCTCGTCGACGGCGACGAGGATCGCTCGTTCAGCTTCGATATCGACGGAACGACCGGCGACAGCGGGGAGTTGAGCGGGAGCGGTGACTTCGGCGACTCGTCCGCGTCGGCGTCGCTCGTCGACAACGAGTTCCTCGTCGAAGATACGACCGGCGACACGGTCATCGACAGCGCGCTCGGCTTGCCGTCGACGAACGAAGGCCACAACTGGTTCGACCTCGCGCTCGACCTCGAGATCGAAGAGAGCGACTCGGTCACCGGAACGGTTGAGGGGACCGTCGAAAACGACGACGGCGAACCGATCGACGGCGCGACCGTTGACGCGGCCGACGGTGGTCCCACAGCCGAGACAAGCGACGACGGAACGTACGACCTCGTCCTCGAGCCCGGAGCCGCCGAACTGACTGTCGACGCCGACGGCTACGCCGAGGAGACCGTCGAGACGGACGTGGGCGAAGCCGAGACGACCACCGAAGACGTCACCCTCGAGGGCGAGGAGTCGGCGACCACGGTGTCGATCGAGGCCGACGACGCGACGGCGGGCGAGACCGTGACCGTGGACGCGACCGTCGAGAACGAGGGCGACGACTCCCTCGAGCAGGACGTGACGGTTTCGGTGGGCGACGAGGAGACCGCGGAAACCGTCACGGTAGACGCCGGCGACGAGGAGACGGTGACCCTCGAGTGGGACATCGACGAGGACGACGTCGGCGAGCACACGGCGGAAGTCGAGAGCGAGGACGACCGCGCGACGACCGACGTCAGTGTAGACGAGTCCTCGGAGACCGACGACGAGTCCCCAGAGGGTGAGGACGGCGACGTCGGCGAGGACGAAGATGCGTTCGTCGCCACCAGTCAGGGCGGATTCATCTCGTTCGCCGAGGACGCCGACAGAGAAGCCGCCCTCGAAGAGGGTCTCGAGTTCCCGTCGGCGGATGAAGACGACGAGCACATTCAGATCGTCGGCGTGATCGACGACGGCACGTGGGAATCCACCAGTACGTCCTTCCCGAACCTCGAGACCGATTCCGGGATCGAAGCAGAGGTGACAGCGCCCGACGGACTCGAGGGTGAGATCGACGAGGAGGGCGACGAAATGTCCGTCGAGGGCGAACTCGAGGTCGCGATCGAGGGAGACTCGGACAGGCAGTTCTCGTTCGAGATCGATACGACCACCGGAGAGAGCGGGGACCTCACCGGAGACGCTGACTTCGAGGACGACCACGCGACGACCTCGCTCGTCGATAACGAGTTCCTCGTCGAGGACGAGACCGGCGACAGCATCATCGACTCCGAACTCGACTTGCCGGCGGACGAGGCCGGCACGAACTGGTTCGAACTCGATCTCGACCTCGAACTCGACGTCGACGACGAGGAAGTCGACGACACGGAGTCCTCCGGCGACGCTGAATCCGACGACGAAGACGAAGACGACGCTGGCGGCGAGAGCGCGACCGGTTCGTCGACCGCCGTTGCCGGATTCGGCCAGTTCCTCGGGGTGATCGGCGTGGTCGCGGCCATCGGCGCACTCGGTGCCGGCGTGTTCAGCCGGGTCGCTCCGTGA
- a CDS encoding desampylase, with product MTDDPSADVGSTLVLPGEIRDAILERARDGQPEEICGVFGGEYDDAPGGTSRVHSYYPTENVAESPQTRYRIDPEAQLEVFERLENAGEEIVGFYHSHPRGPAAPSETDVDAATWPDRSYLIVSLSPLEVGSWRWRADEDRFERERIILSA from the coding sequence GTGACCGACGATCCGTCCGCCGACGTTGGGTCCACGCTCGTGTTGCCGGGCGAGATTCGCGACGCTATTCTCGAGCGCGCTCGAGACGGCCAACCCGAGGAAATTTGTGGCGTCTTCGGCGGCGAGTACGACGACGCTCCCGGCGGAACCAGTCGCGTTCACTCGTACTACCCCACAGAGAACGTCGCTGAGTCGCCGCAAACGCGCTATCGAATCGATCCGGAGGCTCAACTCGAGGTCTTCGAACGACTCGAGAACGCCGGCGAGGAGATTGTCGGCTTCTATCACTCCCACCCGCGCGGGCCGGCGGCACCGAGCGAAACCGACGTGGACGCGGCGACGTGGCCCGATCGCTCGTATCTGATCGTCTCGCTTTCGCCCCTCGAGGTCGGGTCGTGGCGATGGCGCGCAGACGAGGACCGGTTCGAACGCGAACGAATTATTCTCTCCGCGTAA
- a CDS encoding ABC transporter substrate-binding protein has protein sequence MRIVTTLPSATELVAALGLEPVGVSHECDYPPGVESIPSVTASRIDAEASSAEIDEQVLEVTGDGENEDADSGVYDVDTDLLEDLEPDLIVTQGMCDVCAVDEVVVEDAVREIEADPEILTTDPHSVGDVLDDLERIGRATGREERARDVRAALDARVDAIRERTADLAPPDRPRVAIFDWTDPVMIAGHWSAELVEWAGGEYGLADVGERSTPREWADVRAYDPELVVVAPCGFSLEQTAENAADLTERESWETLSAVQNDRVWAMDGHHYSNRPGPRLVDTLEALAPIVRPEAFDAETPPRPLEEIAVPFADLLERREADAELRP, from the coding sequence ATGCGAATCGTCACGACGCTGCCCTCGGCGACCGAACTCGTCGCGGCCCTCGGCCTCGAGCCAGTCGGCGTCTCCCACGAGTGCGACTATCCACCCGGCGTCGAATCGATCCCGTCGGTCACCGCCTCGAGAATCGACGCGGAGGCCTCGAGCGCCGAGATCGACGAACAGGTCCTCGAAGTGACTGGCGACGGCGAAAACGAAGACGCCGATTCGGGAGTCTACGACGTGGACACGGACCTCCTCGAGGACCTCGAGCCCGATCTGATCGTCACGCAGGGGATGTGCGACGTCTGTGCGGTCGACGAGGTGGTCGTCGAAGACGCCGTGAGGGAGATCGAGGCCGATCCCGAAATCCTCACCACGGACCCGCATAGCGTCGGTGACGTCCTGGACGATCTCGAGCGAATCGGCCGCGCGACGGGCCGCGAGGAACGCGCCCGAGACGTTCGGGCCGCCCTCGATGCGCGGGTCGACGCGATCCGCGAGCGAACCGCGGACCTCGCCCCGCCGGATCGCCCGCGGGTCGCCATCTTCGACTGGACCGACCCCGTCATGATCGCGGGCCACTGGAGCGCCGAACTGGTCGAATGGGCCGGCGGCGAGTACGGACTGGCCGACGTGGGCGAGCGATCCACGCCTCGCGAGTGGGCCGACGTCCGCGCGTACGATCCCGAACTCGTCGTCGTCGCCCCCTGTGGCTTCAGCCTCGAGCAAACCGCCGAAAACGCCGCGGATCTCACCGAACGCGAGAGCTGGGAAACTCTCTCGGCCGTCCAAAACGACCGCGTCTGGGCGATGGACGGCCATCACTACTCGAACCGCCCCGGGCCGCGACTGGTGGACACGCTCGAGGCGCTGGCACCGATCGTTCGGCCGGAAGCGTTCGACGCGGAGACGCCACCCCGACCGCTCGAGGAAATCGCGGTTCCGTTCGCGGACCTGCTCGAGCGCCGCGAGGCGGACGCCGAGTTGCGACCGTGA
- a CDS encoding LLM class flavin-dependent oxidoreductase — MELSIVDLAPIPEGGDAVDAFEGTVERAQQAERLGYSRFWVAEHHDFPDSIASTTPEVLIPHVAAKTSDIRVGSGTVLLNHYSPYKVAESFSVLDSLAPGRIDLGLGRATGNPTRDLALQMDRSQRRNPNDHAEKIEEVAKHLHGGFSAEHPFSGLELPAADDTKPETWVLGSSPSSAKIAGELGLPYCFAAFIRPGPAVRAFEVYREHFEPSPFDAGPAEPYGMLAVNATCAETDEEAARLRAATDASSRALRRGQVDQLPIRSVEDAIEYLGSVPEPTELPLEPGEWPRAISGSPETMAEILEDLTSQVGVDEVIIQNQIADPEDTLRSHELLAEAVGLESR, encoded by the coding sequence GTGGAGCTATCGATCGTCGATCTCGCGCCGATTCCGGAGGGTGGGGACGCCGTGGACGCGTTCGAGGGAACCGTCGAACGCGCCCAGCAGGCCGAACGACTGGGCTACTCGAGATTCTGGGTGGCCGAACACCACGACTTTCCGGACTCGATTGCGAGCACGACACCCGAAGTACTGATCCCCCACGTCGCGGCGAAGACATCGGACATCCGCGTCGGTTCCGGGACGGTCCTGCTCAACCACTACAGCCCCTACAAGGTCGCCGAGTCGTTCAGCGTCCTGGATTCGCTCGCCCCCGGGCGCATCGACCTCGGGCTCGGTCGGGCGACGGGCAACCCGACGCGAGACCTCGCCTTGCAGATGGATCGAAGCCAGCGCCGAAATCCGAACGATCACGCCGAGAAGATCGAGGAGGTCGCGAAACACCTCCACGGCGGCTTTTCGGCGGAGCATCCCTTCAGCGGACTCGAACTCCCGGCTGCCGACGACACGAAACCCGAAACCTGGGTGCTCGGCTCGAGTCCCTCGAGTGCAAAGATCGCCGGCGAACTCGGACTGCCCTACTGCTTTGCCGCGTTCATCCGGCCGGGTCCGGCCGTTCGCGCCTTCGAGGTGTACCGAGAGCACTTCGAACCCTCGCCGTTCGACGCGGGTCCGGCAGAGCCGTACGGAATGCTGGCAGTGAACGCGACGTGCGCCGAAACCGACGAGGAGGCCGCACGGCTCCGCGCAGCGACCGACGCCTCCTCTCGAGCGCTCCGACGCGGCCAGGTCGATCAGTTGCCGATTCGCTCGGTCGAGGACGCGATCGAGTACCTCGGTTCGGTTCCGGAGCCGACGGAACTCCCGCTCGAGCCGGGGGAGTGGCCGCGAGCGATTTCCGGCAGCCCCGAAACGATGGCGGAGATTCTCGAGGATCTCACGTCGCAGGTCGGCGTCGACGAAGTCATTATTCAGAACCAGATCGCGGACCCCGAGGACACGCTTCGTTCACACGAGTTACTCGCTGAAGCTGTCGGACTCGAGTCGCGATAA